In Pseudomonadota bacterium, the DNA window TTAAGCTCGGAACTCAAGGGGCTGTCTGGCGCCGTTAATTCAGGGGTTAACTTAACGGCCGCCTTTTTCTTGTGCCAGAAAGGGACCGGGGCCCGGCTGAATGAATCAACGTTTTCAACCTTCGGCTTCTCGGCAGCCGGAGCCACCATCTGGGTGCTCAACGCAGAACATGGTTGCCGATGTTGCCAAAAAGGAATCGGTGCGCGCATAAATGAAGGATCTTTTTGCATAGCTGGCATGGAATTTTCGCGCCGAAGACCCGGTGTAATAATATCTTCATTTTCTGGAACTGCCGACTGAGAGCGTAATCGTGAAAACTCAGGATGCTCCTGCGAGGTCGAGGCAAGATAATAAAACCAAAAGAGTGCCGCAAGTAATAAAATGAAAACAACCGGTAATAGATTAAACGAACAACTTCCGGAGTGGCTCACTCCTTTGGCTATGTTACCCGAATCCGCCGTAGACATCCGTTCATCACCTTTCTCGGAAGCATCGTCATTTTCCGCAGGCCCGTCAGCGGCGTTGGCCGTCTCCAGGAAAGTCTCATTTTCATCCGTACCAAGCGGCTCCGGAAAAGAAATCGAGTTTTCAGCCTCTTCCTCCCGCGCCGCTGACGGGCCGGTGGTTTCGGTCATCGAAAGGAGCTTCTCCTCTGGGGCAACCGAAGCCGGCTCCACAGCGGTTTCTTTTATGACAACCGTTTCAACCTTGAGGCGACCGTCCATTTCAGATTTCCCCTTTAGACCGGCGGCGCTGAAAAAGGCGGCCATTTTTTGTTTATCAATCTCAGGCTGAAGCGGAGCCTGGGCGGCAACCTTCGACCCCGAGCTACCAGATTTACTGTTTTTAAATACTTTTTTTCCACTTTTGGTGGTCATACAAACAACTCCTCATAAATTTTCTGATAATCTTCACGGGCCCGGGAACGTCCTCCAAACTCAACAATGGTCTGCCGCTGAATGGAAGCCTGCTGTACCTTAGTATCAATCCTGACCGGGGAAAGCACCAATTCACCATAACGTTCTCTAAGACCGGCCAGAATTTCCTTGCTGACGTTCACCCGCTGGTCATAAAATGTCGGAAGAACACCACAAACCCTGACCTTTTTCTCAAAATACTCCTCTATCATTTTCAGATTTTCAAAAACCTGGTTGGCTCCAACCATGGCCAGATAATCCATACTGACCGGCAAAAGCAACTCATCGACATACACCAGAGCGTTCTGGCTCAAAATCGAAAGCGAGGGCGAGCAGTCTAGAAAAACCACACTGATCCCGGGTATTTCGTCCTCGAGCGAGCTTAAGGCCCTTTTCAAAGCCTCCTCCCGGCGAGGGCGCGTCACCAGAACCGTTTCACAAGCAGCGACGGTCTGATTTGAAAAAAGGCAATAGAGATTTTCCCGGGCTTCGACCAGGCAATCCGCCAGAGGCCGACCGTCAACGAGAAGATCGTAGAGAGAATAAGTTCCCCTGACCCCAAGGCTTTCAGAGATATTACCCTGCGCATCAAGGTCAACTACTAACACCTTATGGCCATTCTCAGCCAGGCAATGAGCCAAGCTGATCACCGTTGTGGTTTTACCGGTTCCGCCTTTAAAATTCTGGCAAGCAATTCTGCGCAAGAGAACCTCCAAAACGGCAACCGACACGGCGCAAACTGAATTCCTAAAAATAACGGTCTAATGCGGGGATAATCCCACAACCCGAATGATTTTTCACGGCCCGTACCTAAAGGTATTTCCTTTGGTCACAAATAAGTACTCTTATCAGGCCCAACAGAGTTGGGTAAGTTTCTTCATCGGACATCCCCTTTGGGGATAACCCGTGAAGCGCTTAACATTTTCTTGTTTTTGTGGTTGAAAAAAACAAGAAAATAACCTGCAAGATACTGAAACCCCGGCGAGCGGCACAAGATAACACTTGTGCCTTAACAAAAGGCCTTTCAGGTTGTCAAGTTATTTCCCTTGACCGCGTTCGGATGAATTTGAGCTGAAACTAAAAATCTACCGCGAAGCGGCTGCGGTTTCCAGCACTCTTTTAAGGTTATCCGGCGATGAATCGCCATCGGGAAGAGGCTGGGTTTTTTCGCTGATCGGCCCTGCGGGACCCAACCTCCGGGTAATCGCTCGTTTGCTGGTCACAAGCTGACCACTTTCGCTTCAAGAAGCCCGTCAACCTTAAGCAGATTCTCAAGCACGGCCGAAGTGATTTCATTATCAACCGCGACAAAGGAAACCGCCTTTCCTCCTTTGATTCGGGAAAGATTAAATCCGGCAATATTGATTTTATGGCGGCCGAGAACCGTGCCCACGCCACCGACGATACCCGGTTTATCAATATTTTTGAAATAAAGATAAGAACCCTTGGAAATCATTTCCAGGCGAAACTGATCCAGCATCAAAATCCGGCCCTGATTGTCGGGAAAAACCGTACCCGCCACCATCATCTCCTCCTGATCAGTCTTGACCTGAACCACAAACAGATCATTCATGTTGGCAAAACTGCTGGTTTTGGACTCAAAAACCGCAAGGTTGCGATCCCGGGCAAGATAAGGCGCATTGATAAAGGAAACCGTTTCCGGAACACTGTGATCCAGAAAACCTTTCAAAGCCGCGCTGGTGAAAGGCTGAAAATTAAAAGGCGAGTCGAAAACCCGTTCACCGAAATCATCGATAAATTTAGGGCCGACCATCAGCATCTCAATCCGTTCGGGACGACCGTTGACCACTTGCGCCGCCAGCCGGCCCATGGCCTCGGCCAGATCAAAATAGTAACGCATCTCCAAAGGCAACTGGGAACGCATGTAGGGGATATTCACAGCATTTTCATAAGAACGGTCATTAAGTGCGTTGGCCACTTGCTCCGCGATAATAACGGCAACCCCCTTTTGACCTTCGGCCGTATTGGCCCCAAGATGCGGGGTCACAAAAATATTGTCGAGCTCAAGCAGAGGATGATCGCCCAGCGGTTCACGACTGAAAACATCAACTCCTGCCGCAAAAATCTTGCCATTTTTAACCGCCGCATAAAGATCCATTTCATTAACAATTCCGCCCCGAGCGCAGTTGATCAACACCACATGGTCCTTCATGCGGGCGATTTCGGCAGCCTTGACCATATCGGCAGTTTCGTCCGTCAGCGGCGTATGGAAAGTGATGACATCGCTCTTCTGCAACAGTTCATCCAAATTTTCACATAAACGCACCCCCTGGGCTTCTGCTTTACCCCGTTTGACATAAGGGTCGAAGGCAATAACCTTCATACCGAAACCCTTGGCC includes these proteins:
- a CDS encoding phosphoglycerate dehydrogenase; this encodes MARFKVLITDHMDPEGISILEADPEIAVEIKVGIDNLELKKIIGNYDAIITRSGTSVTADLLEDPGRLKIIGRAGVGLDNVDIEAASIKGIIVMNAPTGNTIAATELTIGMMLAACRKIPAANISLKNKEWDRKKYMGIQLYGKTLGIVGLGRIGGNVAVRAKGFGMKVIAFDPYVKRGKAEAQGVRLCENLDELLQKSDVITFHTPLTDETADMVKAAEIARMKDHVVLINCARGGIVNEMDLYAAVKNGKIFAAGVDVFSREPLGDHPLLELDNIFVTPHLGANTAEGQKGVAVIIAEQVANALNDRSYENAVNIPYMRSQLPLEMRYYFDLAEAMGRLAAQVVNGRPERIEMLMVGPKFIDDFGERVFDSPFNFQPFTSAALKGFLDHSVPETVSFINAPYLARDRNLAVFESKTSSFANMNDLFVVQVKTDQEEMMVAGTVFPDNQGRILMLDQFRLEMISKGSYLYFKNIDKPGIVGGVGTVLGRHKINIAGFNLSRIKGGKAVSFVAVDNEITSAVLENLLKVDGLLEAKVVSL
- a CDS encoding ParA family protein, coding for MFRNSVCAVSVAVLEVLLRRIACQNFKGGTGKTTTVISLAHCLAENGHKVLVVDLDAQGNISESLGVRGTYSLYDLLVDGRPLADCLVEARENLYCLFSNQTVAACETVLVTRPRREEALKRALSSLEDEIPGISVVFLDCSPSLSILSQNALVYVDELLLPVSMDYLAMVGANQVFENLKMIEEYFEKKVRVCGVLPTFYDQRVNVSKEILAGLRERYGELVLSPVRIDTKVQQASIQRQTIVEFGGRSRAREDYQKIYEELFV